From Camelina sativa cultivar DH55 chromosome 5, Cs, whole genome shotgun sequence:
NNNNNNNNNNNNNNNNNNNNNNNNNNNNNNNNNNNNNNNNNNNNNNNNNNNNNNNNNNNNNNNNNNNNNNNNNNNNNNNNNNNNNNNNNNNNNNNNNNNNNNNNNNNNNNNNNNNNNNNNNNNNNNNNNNNNNNNNNNNNNNNNNNNNNNNNNNNNNNNNNNNNNNNNNNNNNNNNNNNNNNNNNNNNNNNNNNNNNNNNNNNNNNNNNNNNNNNNNNNNNNNNNNNNNNNNNNNNNNNNNNNNNNNNNNNNNNNNNNNNNNNNNNNNNNNNNNNNNNNNNNNNNNNNNNNNNNNNNNNNNNNNNNNNNNNNNNNNNNNNNNNNNNNNNNNNNNNNNNNNNNNNNNNNNNNNNNNNNNNNNNNNNNNNNNNNNNNNNNNNNNNNNNNNNNNNNNNNNNNNNNNNNNNNNNNNNNNNNNNNNNNNNNNNNNNNNNNNNNNNNNNNNNNNNNNNNNNNNNNNNNNNNNNNNNNNNNNNNNNNNNNNNNNNNNNNNNNNNNNNNNNNNNNNNNNNNNNNNNNNNNNNNNNNNNNNNNNNNNNNNNNNNNNNNNNNNNNNNNNNNNNNNNNNNNNNNNNNNNNNNNNNNNNNNNNNNNNNNNNNNNNNNNNNNNNNNNNNNNNNNNNNNNNNNNNNNNNNNNNNNNNNNNNNNNNNNNNNNNNNNNNNNNNNNNNNNNNNNNNNNNNNCGGGACATGACGTTCGAGAACACAGCAGGACCGCACAAACATCAAGCTGTGGCGTTGAGAGTGAACTCAGATTTGTCTTTATTCTATCGGTGTAGTTTCAAAGGATATCAAGATACTCTTTTCACACATTCGCTTCGTCAATTCTACCGCGATTGTCATATTTATGGTAccatcttgtatatatataatacattcaTGTAGAAACTAATTAAAGTCGTACAATGGTTTAAGAGAATTTGTTGGGAAAATTTTGGATAGGTACCATTGATTTCATATTTGGAGATGCGGCTGCTGTTTTTCAGAACTGTGATATATTTGTGAGACGGCCTATGGATCATCAAGGCAATATGATCACAGCTCAAGGAAGAGACGACCCACATGCAACTACAGGTaatattcattaattaaaatagaaagttttttaaaatacaacCTTTTTTAGAATAATCTTTGGTTTGACCAACTGTTGACTATTAATTTTAGGGGTCATCAACTTAGAAAATAGAACCATAATCGAGTCCCGAATCAAATTATACTGATATTCAAAATTGAACTGAAAGTACTAAAAATCATCGAAatgaaaatcattttaaaaccaactatatatacacacatggTTAATGGTAACCGGTTTTCTGATGAAATTGTGTTACTTGGAATAAGGTATTTCGATCCAACACTCGCGGGTCAGGGCCGCACCAGAATTCGAGGCGGTTAAAGGCCGGTTTAAGAACTATTTGGGCCGGCCTTGGAAGAAGTACTCTCGGACAGTGTTTCTCAAAACGGATCTTGACGGGTTGATCGACCCGAGAGGGTGGAGAGAATGGAGCGGCAGTTATGCTCTGTCAACGTTGTACTACGGCGAGTTTATGAACACAGGAGCTGGAGCGGAGACAACCAGAAGGGTGAACTGGCCGGGATTTCACGTCCTTCGCGGCGAGGAAGAGGCTTCTCCGTTCACCGTCAGCCGATTTATTCAAGGAGATTCTTGGATCCCTATCACCGGTGTGCCGTTTTCAGCCGGGGTTTGAGTCACTCTTGAATGAACAACCATCAACATAATAATCAAAGCcaactatatatttatgttttcaaaaTATTGTTCTTCGAAATGTTAATTGGCCGTGACTTGACTTGTTTTCATattaagatattatatatttgtatatgagGCTATGAGCAACTAAATTTCCAACTAAACAGTTAGAAgaaatgatcaacaacaaagcGCTCTTGGATTATAAGGAAGAAATATCTGAACACTTGTTTCCAAGTCCTTCTCACAGCCCTTACAAGATCTCCTCAAGCGACCTTGATGGATTCTTAAGGAAGTTACGGAAGCTTTTTGCGGGTAAATTGGTGTAAACGGTAAACCATAGGAGCAAAACAATCTCAGAGTTCAGAGTGGTAGCTTGATCAATAAAAGAAAGAGGATAGTATTTGGAGAGAATTAAAGATTTGTCCTTGTTGTGTAACAAAATAACGAGTGAAGAGTACTCTAAAAGTTAAGCACTAGTCTCCACAACTTCTTGTCAGAATCGTACCAGTTAAGGACACCATGTTGTACGTCGTAAGAGATGAGGATACCGTGAAATATACAAGTTGTAGGATGACGGAGAGGGTGAGGGACGTAGCACGGCATACTCGTAAGCCCAGTGTGGGTGTTGTAAACACTCATTTTGGTTCGACGCATCAGGTATATATTAGAACCGATGGTTTCTGATGACCTGGCCGGGGCCTTTATGGAAGCAAGCATGGAACCGGAATCTTCCATTCCCAGCCTATGAAGAGGTGAGTCAGCCCAGTTTCTCCTGCGAAAGttgaatcttttgcaaacagGTTCAAGGTTAGCGGAAACAGAGAGTTTCTTGCAGAACACGAAAACTTCATCTTCCACAACGCCGGCGCACATCAGTTCCAGCGAAACATTATGTGAAGAGTACTCTAAAAGCCTTGTCGCAGAGTTATAAACGAAGACCCACAGCGATTGATCGTTGccgcaaacaaagaaaatgaatgGTCCGTTGCACAAGATGATATGCATCATCGTCCTTGATTGATCGGGTGTGTCTACGAACGACACGATCTTGTTATGGGGTcgtaatattttttcaaaaatactattttaacTTGGAGCacaccgcgtgcatataatttttattattatttatattccGACTGTTTGAgcggctaaatgtttatattaattttttaatctgcaatatatttcatgaccatttgttcgttagatttagtttattttgtttagtgtttaagattttattttgatttttaattattataacaaaaaataagggatttaaatacatattaagtcatttatacgctatgattaagtaacatttttcctaataatttaattattttgcaCAATCTTAGTTacatcaacttaattttatatattaaatattctaatattaatagtgttaacaaataataaaataaggatttaacccgtgttagcacaaattaatgatattttattaattccaatatgtcctctttataactcatctactatataaccatattatataatattttaatttttaaaattttacatattcgtaatattttaaaactttattaattttatatatattaattataatatataaataaatgtgaatgaAAGTTCTTTTTATGTTAAGAACCAAAACTCAcgtgtttaaaaaaacaaaatagaatcaaattgttgttcccttgttgttttctttgtttgcaaaagattcagaaatagaatatcttcaaaacacaatactattgtttttattaatgcAAGGTTTTAAACATTactattgtttttattaattttattttactactACTATTAATTACTAGACTTCTTTTAAAACCACCTTTAGTCGTCTCTCCATTTCTCAATTGTCCAACAGGATTCAACTATTTTATCATTGATCCATAATCGACCTAATCAAGCTAATCAAATGATATCTCTATCTTTAAAATCAACACAAACGGCCTTAAAATGTTTTGAGCACAGATTTTGGACTAATCGATTTGAAGAAACCTTTTGTTGAGAACCTGCTTGAGGTTGTGGCTTTTCGAAGAATTCGTGAACCAGTGCACTGGTAGaaattatatacaattatagtattttaaatttatttaagatTTTGCAAGGCCTAATTAGGTGTGCATAAATGTTTGGATACGTAATTcgttattaattttaattaacttagtttttcaacatttttatttctattttaacgTTGTATTACGGCGAGTTTATGAACACCGGAGCTGGAGCGGAGACAAGCAGAAGGGTGAGCTGGCCGGGATTTCACGTCCTTTGCGGCGAGGAAGAGGCTTCTCCGTTCACTGTCAGCAGATTTATTCAAGGAGGAGATTCTTGGATCCCTGTCACCGGTGTGCCGTTTTCAGCCGGGGTTTGAGTCACTATTGAATGAACCATCAACATAATAATCAAAGCCAactatatatttgtgttttcaAAATATTGTTCTTCTACATGTTTACTCAAGTCTATGTTTacttaaaggaaaaaaaaaaagaatcatgttTATATTTTGATCATGGACcgatcaacaaaacaaaatcacatcgatgctaaaaacaaaaataaataaaatttgatcatGATTATATTTTGATCATGGACCAAAATACCAAGAGAACGAAATCAAACCGATGGTAAAAATAAGAGACAAAAACTGATTCGAGGACAAAGCGTAAAATCAAAAGCCAGAGGAATCGACTAATGAAGAGTAAGACGCGTTCTCGTCAGACGCCGTCGTTTTATTCCCGGCTATACTCACCAATCTGTTTCTCGTCTTGAACACTATATCATGGTCTAAACCAGCCAATTCGCACAATTCTAACCTCTGAGTCTTGGTCAATTCCAAGTCATCTTCCCAACAAgactttgttattatttctatCACTTTCTCCATCTTGTTTTCTGCCACTAAGATTCCGTTTTGAAGCAGAGCAAGATAGACTTGTTCCGCTGCCGCCTTTCGGATCTGGATCATGTGATAACGAAAATATGGAGtaatgaaaatgtttattaagATAGAATGTGATTTATTTATATTGAAGTGACAAGAACCTTTGGGTATCGGTGGCCGAGGAATGCTACAAGCTGAGAGAAGGCTTTTGTGCTGATGGGATGTGAGACTGAAGCGA
This genomic window contains:
- the LOC104789803 gene encoding probable pectinesterase/pectinesterase inhibitor 36 — translated: MYTFVKVTKLITIMFFLAIAVLVTASSTAELDVLEMARTAVVEARTRFASMAVVESEVATSGHYYLGLSECEKLYDESEARLSKLVEAHENFTVEDIRTWLSGVLANHNTCLDGLVQERQGHDMPLVHRNVTFVLHEALAFYKKSRGHMKKSKNIRDMTFENTAGPHKHQAVALRVNSDLSLFYRCSFKGYQDTLFTHSLRQFYRDCHIYGTIDFIFGDAAAVFQNCDIFVRRPMDHQGNMITAQGRDDPHATTGISIQHSRVRAAPEFEAVKGRFKNYLGRPWKKYSRTVFLKTDLDGLIDPRGWREWSGSYALSTLYYGEFMNTGAGAETTRRVNWPGFHVLRGEEEASPFTVSRFIQGDSWIPITGVPFSAGV